One part of the Pelagicoccus sp. SDUM812003 genome encodes these proteins:
- a CDS encoding energy transducer TonB, whose translation MTKGLLALGMSCLMAGGSSDTNARADAESASQKAIEVKAQPMPTFPSKLLSKGIHTGSVVVALSVDELGYLTDWLVLEATDREFALAVAEVIDYWTFEPAKRGGIPFYTEQMLPIYFSDAGGQGRKRTKGRFSISDFFQDVPSMSPAMRYRLNPIVFANASELDEAPTLLFGVEPRIPAAEQASCSGEEAVFEFYVDQEGNVRMPTLLEKGEGVSPLVTSAAQYALEQWRFEPLTKAGQPVVTKLRQRFIFNPSYAQFGR comes from the coding sequence ATGACTAAGGGACTTCTTGCCCTAGGCATGTCGTGCCTGATGGCAGGGGGCTCCAGCGACACGAACGCGCGAGCCGATGCGGAGTCGGCTTCACAGAAGGCGATTGAGGTGAAGGCCCAACCGATGCCGACGTTTCCGAGCAAGCTGCTCTCGAAAGGGATCCATACGGGCAGCGTTGTGGTGGCCTTGAGCGTCGATGAACTCGGCTACCTGACCGATTGGCTGGTGCTGGAGGCAACGGATCGGGAGTTCGCTCTAGCGGTGGCCGAAGTGATTGACTATTGGACGTTCGAGCCTGCGAAGCGCGGCGGGATCCCTTTCTATACGGAGCAGATGCTGCCGATCTACTTTAGCGATGCTGGGGGACAAGGCCGGAAACGAACTAAAGGACGTTTCTCGATATCGGACTTCTTCCAGGACGTTCCCAGCATGAGTCCGGCCATGCGCTATCGGTTAAACCCGATCGTATTCGCGAACGCGAGCGAGCTCGACGAAGCGCCGACTCTTCTTTTCGGGGTCGAGCCGCGAATACCGGCGGCCGAGCAGGCCTCTTGCTCGGGCGAGGAGGCTGTGTTCGAATTCTACGTCGATCAGGAGGGAAACGTTCGCATGCCGACCTTGCTCGAAAAGGGAGAGGGCGTGTCTCCGCTGGTCACTTCCGCCGCGCAGTACGCGCTTGAGCAATGGAGATTCGAACCGCTTACCAAGGCAGGGCAGCCTGTAGTGACGAAGCTGAGACAGCGTTTTATCTTCAATCCAAGCTACGCTCAGTTCGGGCGATAG
- a CDS encoding methyl-accepting chemotaxis protein yields MHLTYTKKTTLAFTALTVLCVALGTVGISASRSILDRLELFSSNILPATDYLLQLDRDMHQALVAQLKLGDATPEGYAEQIDSANENIAQVSERFALFSSAVSKYATPQVEQLQTEFVDLYEEWKRLSERSLALLTSDQPSQREAGLELVNGETIAAFDAARDRVDKLTEILEIESEKISQQASSTSKTATVLLVSFVALSILWGFFTTWSIGIRIGRKLTRLSKDLALNANQTANSANQIHSSSQSVADGASRQAATLEETSASLEESAAKIQSGAESAHRIKRVSEATNEAAKQGHKEAAEMIQTMRLIEESSANIATTLKTIDEIAFQTNILALNAAVEAARAGEAGAGFAVVADEVRALAQRCATAARDTSNRIEESTARSAMGIEATERVSNKLSSILDKATEMDQLLAEMASSAQEQSSGITQLNSAIAEMDRFTQSNAAASEETASAANELDTQANQLRSMVLDLSRVLGVENHEITRHRAKSAATSEDFSAPKSSSASSFQSEKAADSSWNAPKRQAAAVSSASSSDDDLDWEQF; encoded by the coding sequence ATGCACCTCACCTACACCAAGAAAACCACCCTCGCTTTCACCGCCCTCACCGTCTTATGCGTCGCTCTCGGGACAGTCGGCATCTCCGCCAGCAGGAGCATCCTCGATCGACTGGAGCTCTTTTCGAGCAACATTCTGCCTGCCACCGACTATCTGCTGCAGCTCGACCGGGACATGCATCAGGCCTTGGTCGCGCAGTTGAAACTTGGAGACGCAACACCCGAAGGCTACGCGGAGCAGATCGACTCGGCGAACGAGAACATCGCTCAGGTGAGCGAGCGCTTCGCTCTGTTCAGCAGCGCGGTCAGCAAGTACGCAACGCCACAAGTGGAACAGCTGCAAACCGAGTTCGTGGACTTGTACGAGGAATGGAAGCGGCTCAGCGAACGCTCGCTCGCCCTTCTGACAAGCGATCAGCCATCGCAACGAGAGGCAGGGCTGGAGCTGGTGAATGGTGAGACCATCGCCGCCTTCGACGCCGCGCGGGACCGCGTCGACAAGCTGACCGAGATCCTCGAAATCGAATCGGAAAAGATCAGTCAGCAAGCAAGCTCCACTTCGAAAACGGCCACCGTTCTCCTAGTATCTTTCGTGGCGCTCAGCATTCTCTGGGGCTTCTTCACAACCTGGTCTATCGGCATTCGTATCGGCCGAAAGCTGACCCGCCTGTCCAAGGACCTCGCCCTCAACGCGAACCAGACCGCGAACTCGGCGAACCAGATCCACAGCAGCAGTCAAAGCGTCGCCGACGGGGCTTCGCGCCAAGCAGCCACTTTGGAGGAAACCAGCGCCTCGCTGGAGGAAAGCGCCGCAAAGATCCAGTCAGGCGCCGAGTCGGCCCACCGCATCAAGCGCGTTTCAGAAGCGACCAACGAAGCAGCGAAACAAGGGCACAAGGAAGCAGCGGAGATGATTCAGACCATGCGTCTGATCGAGGAATCCAGCGCCAATATCGCTACGACCTTGAAGACCATCGACGAGATCGCTTTCCAAACCAACATTCTTGCCCTCAACGCGGCCGTGGAAGCGGCTCGAGCAGGCGAAGCGGGCGCTGGCTTCGCCGTGGTGGCGGACGAGGTGCGGGCGCTGGCTCAACGCTGCGCCACGGCAGCGAGAGATACCTCGAACCGCATCGAGGAGTCCACCGCGCGCAGCGCCATGGGGATCGAGGCGACCGAACGCGTATCCAATAAACTGAGCAGCATCCTCGACAAGGCGACGGAGATGGATCAATTGCTCGCAGAAATGGCCAGCTCCGCTCAAGAACAGTCAAGCGGCATTACCCAGCTCAATTCCGCCATCGCCGAAATGGACCGATTCACGCAGAGCAACGCCGCCGCATCCGAAGAGACAGCGAGCGCCGCGAACGAGCTGGACACACAGGCCAATCAGCTGCGCTCGATGGTGCTGGATCTCTCGCGCGTGCTGGGAGTGGAAAACCATGAGATCACCCGCCACCGGGCCAAAAGCGCCGCGACCTCGGAGGATTTTTCCGCGCCGAAATCGTCATCGGCAAGCAGCTTCCAATCCGAAAAAGCGGCAGACTCCAGCTGGAACGCCCCGAAACGTCAAGCGGCAGCTGTCTCCAGCGCGAGCTCCAGCGACGACGACCTCGACTGGGAGCAGTTCTAG
- a CDS encoding site-2 protease family protein: MIRFSLFGIPISIHWMFWVLSAFLGGALDARGQEEWILVFTFMLAATFSILVHEFGHALAGLRLGAPRVQIMLHSLGGLARFEGAHFGRKGRILMTAAGPAASIGLAVLFYFIGQFVLVGGGEGRTYFQLVLQYFVGVVVMINIFWSIINLMPIMPLDGGQILLAALGPSRLKLSCIISFVTIGFLAVALWLSTRSFFNILVMLFLASHTWQVFKAADESR, encoded by the coding sequence ATGATACGATTTAGCTTATTTGGAATTCCCATTTCGATTCACTGGATGTTTTGGGTGCTGAGCGCCTTTCTCGGTGGGGCTCTGGACGCCCGCGGGCAGGAGGAGTGGATCCTGGTTTTCACTTTCATGCTCGCCGCCACCTTTTCGATTCTGGTGCACGAGTTTGGCCACGCCTTGGCCGGCTTGCGACTGGGCGCCCCCCGGGTGCAGATCATGTTGCACAGCTTGGGCGGCCTGGCTCGCTTCGAAGGGGCGCATTTCGGACGCAAGGGCAGGATCCTCATGACGGCAGCTGGTCCAGCGGCGAGCATTGGGCTTGCGGTACTGTTTTACTTCATCGGGCAGTTCGTGCTCGTGGGCGGTGGGGAAGGCCGCACCTACTTCCAGCTCGTCCTCCAGTACTTCGTCGGCGTGGTGGTGATGATCAACATTTTCTGGTCGATCATCAACCTAATGCCCATCATGCCGTTGGATGGCGGTCAGATCCTCCTGGCTGCCTTGGGACCTTCTCGATTGAAGCTGAGCTGCATCATCAGCTTCGTCACCATCGGCTTCTTAGCGGTTGCTCTCTGGTTGTCGACTCGCTCTTTCTTCAACATCCTGGTGATGCTCTTTTTGGCCAGTCACACTTGGCAAGTGTTCAAGGCCGCAGACGAATCGCGGTAG
- a CDS encoding phosphotransferase encodes MSGDPPHDTLCQKFMDTLIRSTGARAAHEIETLQTLWSGYGKIARYALEDCELDSVIVKRIKLPTRTLHPRGWNTDRSHQRKVRSYEVETAWYRNANNRCDASCRTPKCYAVDSHGEETLIVLEDLDAAGFTERRQQASPEARDACIDWLASFHARFMGMKPEGLWPKGTYWHLDTRPDELEALEDIELKRAAAKIDALLSSSPFQTIVHGDAKIANFCFSADERCVAAVDFQYVGGGCGMKDLAYFIGSCLSESECERLEEQLLGRYFSVLRSALSRQQSEVNADELEANWRALFPFAWTDFHRFLKGWSPGHWKLNTYSERLARAALKKLNK; translated from the coding sequence ATGAGCGGCGACCCCCCACACGACACACTCTGCCAGAAATTCATGGATACCTTGATCCGATCCACCGGAGCACGGGCAGCGCATGAGATCGAAACCCTGCAAACCCTCTGGAGCGGCTATGGAAAGATCGCTCGCTACGCCCTCGAGGATTGCGAGCTCGACTCCGTCATCGTGAAACGAATCAAACTCCCCACCCGCACGCTCCACCCGAGGGGGTGGAACACCGATCGTTCGCACCAGCGCAAGGTTCGCTCCTACGAAGTCGAAACGGCTTGGTATCGCAACGCGAACAACCGGTGCGACGCCAGTTGCCGCACCCCGAAATGCTACGCGGTCGATTCGCATGGGGAAGAAACCCTGATCGTTCTGGAGGACCTCGATGCTGCCGGATTCACCGAGCGTCGGCAGCAGGCGTCCCCTGAGGCCAGGGATGCGTGCATCGATTGGCTCGCTAGCTTTCACGCCCGGTTCATGGGCATGAAGCCCGAGGGCCTTTGGCCCAAAGGAACGTATTGGCATCTGGATACAAGACCCGACGAACTGGAAGCGCTCGAGGATATCGAACTGAAACGCGCCGCCGCGAAGATAGACGCGCTGCTAAGCTCGAGCCCTTTTCAGACCATCGTGCACGGCGACGCCAAAATCGCCAACTTCTGCTTTTCCGCGGACGAACGCTGCGTCGCCGCGGTCGACTTTCAATACGTGGGCGGGGGATGCGGCATGAAGGACCTCGCGTACTTCATCGGAAGCTGCCTGAGCGAATCGGAGTGCGAACGATTGGAAGAGCAGCTGCTCGGACGCTACTTTAGCGTCTTGCGTTCCGCCCTGAGCCGACAGCAAAGCGAGGTGAACGCCGACGAGCTGGAGGCGAACTGGCGCGCCTTGTTTCCCTTTGCCTGGACCGACTTTCACCGTTTTCTCAAAGGCTGGAGCCCTGGTCATTGGAAACTGAATACTTATAGCGAGCGACTTGCGAGGGCAGCGCTCAAGAAACTGAACAAATGA
- a CDS encoding inositol monophosphatase family protein codes for MNLSEKHLYAFDDYAVEAAKKAAKIIVEKRSNELQVLSKEGGDTLASQVVTEVDRLAQSAILDTLRPCLKELDLGLLAEESSDDGSRFSKDAFLCIDPLDGTLPYIKGTGGFAVSIAIVRRDGTPLYGLVLEPLTGKRYQAISGMGIRRDAKPWNPPTASGSSFHFYGDCSFIDQPDSTRILDTVANELSQLGYTSFEKDFQSGGVMSACHVMENAPACYFKFPKEQPGGGSPWDFAATACLFHEANRVATDIHGDPLDLNRRDSIFMNHRGILFATDENIAHCIQNAYAKLRP; via the coding sequence ATGAACCTTTCGGAAAAACACCTCTACGCCTTCGACGACTACGCAGTCGAGGCAGCCAAAAAAGCGGCAAAGATCATCGTCGAGAAACGAAGCAACGAACTGCAGGTGCTCTCCAAGGAAGGAGGCGACACCCTAGCGTCCCAAGTCGTCACCGAAGTCGATCGTCTCGCTCAGTCAGCGATTCTGGATACGCTCAGGCCTTGTTTGAAAGAGCTCGACCTCGGGCTGCTGGCAGAGGAGAGCTCCGACGACGGCAGCCGTTTCAGCAAGGATGCCTTTCTCTGCATCGATCCGCTCGACGGCACCTTGCCCTACATCAAAGGGACGGGAGGATTCGCTGTATCCATCGCCATCGTGCGTCGCGACGGAACCCCGCTCTATGGCCTCGTCCTAGAACCGCTCACCGGGAAACGCTATCAAGCGATCTCCGGGATGGGAATTCGACGCGACGCGAAGCCATGGAACCCGCCGACCGCTTCGGGCTCCTCGTTTCACTTTTACGGAGACTGCAGCTTTATCGATCAGCCTGATTCGACGCGGATTCTGGATACCGTAGCCAACGAACTCTCCCAACTTGGCTACACCTCGTTCGAAAAGGATTTCCAGTCAGGCGGCGTCATGAGCGCCTGCCACGTCATGGAAAACGCCCCGGCGTGCTACTTCAAGTTTCCCAAGGAACAGCCGGGCGGCGGCAGCCCTTGGGACTTCGCCGCCACCGCATGCCTTTTTCACGAAGCAAATCGCGTGGCAACCGATATTCATGGCGATCCTCTCGACCTGAACCGTCGCGATAGCATTTTCATGAATCACCGCGGCATTCTTTTCGCGACCGATGAAAACATCGCGCATTGCATCCAAAACGCCTACGCGAAATTGAGGCCATAG
- a CDS encoding DUF2490 domain-containing protein has translation MVSKISRLALVAIGCFGGLLSHASEGTAVWLSASAPSYELTDKTKTKTAVELRLPDASELTYYRIGQQFYTSLNSDWQLGSHLSFENSKKASDWNHTIRLELELNPSKISLGQNGPDLSMRNRWELRWKEDKGSEIFHRLRHRSKVTWKLENGPFSSFSIGDEIFFEEDKGKITMNRFYPAILTAKHGDGIKGTYYLMYQSKRAGTSSDWNGEYVLGIGYSF, from the coding sequence ATGGTATCCAAAATATCACGACTTGCGCTCGTCGCAATCGGCTGCTTCGGCGGTCTTCTCTCACATGCCAGCGAAGGCACTGCCGTTTGGCTGAGCGCTAGCGCTCCCAGCTACGAACTGACCGACAAGACCAAAACGAAAACGGCGGTCGAGCTCAGGCTTCCCGACGCTTCCGAGCTCACCTACTACCGCATCGGACAGCAGTTTTACACCTCGCTCAACTCCGACTGGCAGCTTGGGTCTCACCTCTCGTTCGAAAACAGCAAGAAGGCCAGCGACTGGAACCACACCATCCGGCTCGAGCTGGAACTGAATCCCAGCAAGATTTCGCTCGGTCAGAACGGTCCGGACCTGAGCATGCGCAACCGCTGGGAGTTGCGGTGGAAGGAAGACAAGGGCAGCGAGATCTTTCATCGTCTCAGACACCGCAGCAAGGTCACGTGGAAGCTGGAGAACGGCCCTTTCAGCTCCTTCTCGATCGGCGACGAAATTTTCTTCGAGGAAGACAAAGGCAAGATCACCATGAACCGCTTCTACCCGGCGATTCTCACCGCGAAGCACGGCGACGGGATCAAGGGCACCTACTACTTGATGTATCAGAGCAAGCGAGCCGGCACCTCCTCAGACTGGAACGGCGAGTACGTGCTTGGCATCGGTTACTCATTCTAG
- the dnaE gene encoding DNA polymerase III subunit alpha, with protein MPNPAEGPFVHLHNHTHYSLLDGCAKPSRAAQRCVELGMPALAMTDHGNLFGAIDFYRSCKKAGIKPLIGCELYLVYDHKMSERPRRERKRTDDIGDIPEDYVPPKEDFPKFQIHHKGVIAKDFEGYQNLSKLISKAHTEGVYYKPRVDVETLAQYSKGLIGLSGCINGVASQYLIYGDYENARKATATFVDIFGKENYFIEIQDHGMPVQRRIIPGQLDLAKEFGLKVICANDSHYVYKEDAQPHDALLCIQTGKIISDESRMKYPSQEFYLKSRQEMYEIFKEVPESLDNTVHVAEMVDLEIPFGENHYPIFECPPELGYKKDDDAFDRILDIYEREKTKVNKQNGDDTICKLTPEERAAHKKNGYILLDLCKKGLKERYGVDYDNPTAYTPKEDEREDFAQFVCDQMDFQLAIITGTGFVDYFLIVWDFINFARSKGIPVGPGRGSGAGCIIAYVLKITDIDPLRFGLLFERMLNLERVSPPDFDIDFCMRRRDVVVNYVREKYGHDSVANIITFGTFGAKMIVRDLARVNDLPFAEADKIAKMIPDELNISLDDSVEKSADLRGEIGRNPVAKTIIEHGKVIEGMVRNTGKHACGIIIGDQPIHNLVPVTLQEGDLTTQYPKGPSEDLGLLKMDFLGLKTLTVISDAQDNIRRTRELPDFDIEKISLEDPNTYALLNAGNTVGVFQLESGGMQNLCKQIGLSVFEEIIALIALYRPGPMQFIPQFIEGKRDPKKIQIPHPLLEELVSETYGVLVYQEQVMESARIIAGYTLGGADMLRRAMGKKIKSVMDAQKEVFVEGAAKTHGMGKKQALEIFAILEKFAQYGFNKSHSAAYAMLSYRTAYLKANYPVEFMAALLSAELGNADKVSHFIDEANNMGIRVLSPDVNQSNEFFTPSVEEADDDSPGSILFGLAAIKGVGDSAAKTIIAEREQNGPYEGLDDLLERIDTKAVNRRVLECLIKTGGFDFTGEPRGCLFSRLEEAMNFAAAQQRDREAGQNSFFDMLAEEPSSASGDASRPTAPQWDPRKRFPKGEMLQYEKELLGFYVSGHPLDEYKGIAEALTNFDLDKVDELGDRVEFQACGVAGGVVKKLSRRDNRPWAFFSLGTRKTSLQVNCYADAFEEYGHNLDNDALVLIKGTVIRRDGEVRLNVLEIHPLEAYMPGQIKHVTWVLDPDKDTDSFLYAYRETLDSSRGNTTSDLAFRISDTCIASAPTANSLGWRVNTKDWVKLRKNPAVVGCIVQTEPVKVKQRERRWASKAS; from the coding sequence ATGCCAAATCCCGCCGAAGGACCCTTCGTCCACCTTCACAACCACACGCACTACTCGCTGCTCGACGGATGCGCCAAGCCCTCTCGAGCCGCCCAGCGCTGCGTGGAACTGGGCATGCCGGCGCTGGCCATGACCGACCACGGCAACCTCTTCGGAGCCATCGACTTCTACCGTTCCTGCAAGAAGGCCGGCATCAAGCCGCTCATCGGCTGCGAGCTCTACCTCGTTTACGATCACAAGATGTCGGAGCGGCCCCGCCGGGAGCGAAAGCGCACCGATGACATCGGCGACATTCCGGAGGACTACGTGCCGCCAAAGGAAGACTTCCCTAAGTTCCAAATCCACCACAAGGGAGTCATCGCCAAGGATTTCGAAGGCTACCAGAACCTATCGAAGCTCATCTCCAAAGCCCACACCGAAGGCGTCTACTACAAGCCACGCGTCGATGTGGAAACCCTCGCTCAATACTCAAAGGGACTTATCGGGCTCTCCGGCTGCATCAACGGAGTCGCCTCCCAGTACCTCATCTACGGCGACTACGAAAACGCACGCAAGGCCACCGCCACCTTCGTGGACATCTTCGGCAAGGAAAACTACTTCATCGAAATTCAGGACCACGGCATGCCGGTTCAGCGTCGCATCATCCCGGGACAGCTCGATCTCGCGAAGGAGTTCGGCCTGAAGGTAATCTGCGCCAACGATTCCCACTACGTTTACAAGGAGGACGCTCAGCCGCACGACGCCTTGCTCTGCATCCAAACCGGCAAGATCATCTCTGACGAAAGCCGCATGAAGTACCCTTCCCAGGAGTTCTACCTCAAGAGCCGCCAGGAAATGTACGAAATCTTCAAGGAAGTCCCGGAGTCCCTCGACAATACCGTGCACGTCGCCGAGATGGTGGACCTGGAAATTCCATTTGGAGAAAACCACTACCCGATCTTCGAATGTCCTCCAGAACTTGGATACAAGAAGGACGACGACGCATTCGACCGGATTCTCGATATCTACGAGCGTGAGAAAACCAAGGTGAACAAGCAGAACGGAGACGACACGATCTGCAAGCTCACGCCCGAAGAACGCGCCGCGCATAAGAAAAACGGATACATCCTGCTCGACCTTTGCAAAAAGGGTCTCAAGGAACGCTACGGCGTGGACTACGACAATCCTACCGCTTACACGCCAAAAGAGGACGAGCGCGAGGATTTCGCCCAGTTCGTCTGCGACCAGATGGATTTCCAGCTGGCCATCATCACCGGCACCGGCTTCGTGGACTACTTTCTCATCGTCTGGGACTTCATCAACTTCGCTCGCAGCAAGGGCATCCCCGTCGGGCCAGGTCGCGGTTCCGGCGCTGGCTGCATCATCGCCTACGTGTTGAAGATCACCGATATCGACCCGTTGCGCTTCGGCTTGCTCTTCGAGCGAATGCTCAACCTGGAGCGCGTTTCGCCTCCCGACTTCGATATCGACTTCTGCATGCGCAGACGCGATGTAGTGGTAAACTACGTACGCGAAAAATACGGTCATGACTCCGTGGCCAACATCATCACTTTCGGTACCTTCGGGGCGAAGATGATCGTGCGCGACCTGGCTCGGGTGAACGATCTTCCTTTCGCGGAAGCGGACAAGATCGCCAAGATGATCCCGGACGAGCTCAACATCTCGCTGGATGACTCGGTCGAGAAATCCGCGGATCTACGCGGCGAAATCGGCCGCAACCCAGTGGCCAAAACCATCATAGAGCACGGAAAGGTCATCGAGGGCATGGTGCGCAACACCGGCAAGCACGCCTGCGGCATCATCATTGGCGACCAGCCGATTCACAACCTCGTCCCAGTCACCCTCCAGGAAGGCGACTTGACCACCCAATATCCAAAGGGTCCGTCCGAGGATCTGGGCTTGCTCAAGATGGACTTCCTGGGTTTGAAGACCCTCACCGTCATCTCCGACGCCCAGGACAACATCCGACGGACGCGGGAGCTGCCGGATTTCGATATCGAGAAAATCTCGCTCGAAGACCCGAACACCTACGCCCTGCTCAATGCCGGCAACACTGTCGGCGTCTTCCAGCTCGAATCCGGCGGCATGCAAAACCTCTGCAAGCAGATCGGCCTCTCCGTCTTCGAGGAGATCATCGCGTTGATCGCCCTGTACCGTCCGGGACCGATGCAGTTCATCCCGCAATTCATCGAAGGAAAGCGCGATCCGAAAAAGATCCAGATTCCGCACCCCTTGCTCGAGGAGCTTGTATCCGAAACCTACGGCGTGCTGGTCTATCAGGAGCAGGTCATGGAGTCCGCCCGCATCATCGCCGGCTACACGCTTGGGGGAGCGGACATGCTGCGTCGCGCCATGGGCAAGAAGATCAAATCCGTCATGGACGCCCAGAAGGAGGTCTTCGTGGAAGGCGCTGCAAAAACGCATGGCATGGGGAAAAAGCAGGCATTGGAGATCTTCGCCATCCTGGAAAAGTTCGCCCAGTACGGATTCAACAAATCCCACTCCGCCGCGTACGCCATGCTCTCCTATCGCACGGCGTATTTGAAAGCCAACTACCCGGTGGAGTTCATGGCGGCGCTGCTTTCCGCCGAGCTCGGCAACGCGGACAAGGTTTCCCACTTTATCGACGAAGCCAACAACATGGGCATCCGCGTACTCAGTCCGGACGTGAATCAGTCTAACGAATTCTTCACGCCATCCGTCGAGGAAGCCGACGACGACAGCCCCGGCTCCATTCTCTTCGGTCTCGCCGCGATCAAGGGCGTGGGGGACTCCGCCGCAAAAACCATCATCGCGGAGCGCGAGCAAAACGGGCCCTACGAGGGACTCGACGATCTGCTGGAGCGCATCGATACCAAAGCGGTCAATCGCCGCGTCCTAGAGTGCCTGATCAAGACTGGCGGTTTCGACTTCACCGGCGAGCCGCGCGGCTGCCTCTTCAGTCGATTGGAGGAGGCGATGAATTTCGCTGCCGCTCAGCAGCGCGATCGCGAAGCAGGGCAGAACTCATTCTTCGACATGCTGGCGGAAGAGCCATCGTCAGCTTCGGGGGATGCCTCGCGTCCCACCGCTCCTCAGTGGGATCCTCGAAAGCGCTTTCCGAAAGGCGAAATGCTGCAGTACGAGAAGGAGCTGCTCGGATTTTACGTTTCCGGGCATCCGCTTGATGAATACAAAGGCATCGCCGAAGCCCTGACCAATTTCGACTTGGACAAGGTCGACGAGCTTGGCGACCGCGTCGAATTCCAGGCCTGCGGCGTCGCCGGTGGCGTGGTCAAAAAGCTCTCGCGACGCGACAACCGCCCATGGGCATTTTTCTCGCTGGGAACGCGCAAGACCTCACTGCAAGTCAATTGCTATGCGGACGCCTTCGAGGAATACGGCCACAACCTGGACAACGACGCTCTGGTGCTGATCAAAGGCACCGTCATTCGCCGCGACGGCGAAGTGCGCCTCAATGTGCTCGAGATTCACCCGCTGGAAGCCTACATGCCGGGTCAGATCAAGCACGTCACCTGGGTGCTCGATCCGGACAAGGACACGGACAGTTTCCTCTACGCGTATCGAGAAACCTTGGACAGCTCCAGAGGCAACACCACGAGCGATCTCGCCTTCCGCATCAGCGACACCTGCATCGCCTCCGCGCCAACCGCAAACAGCCTCGGCTGGCGAGTGAACACGAAGGACTGGGTGAAGCTTCGCAAGAATCCGGCGGTCGTGGGCTGCATCGTTCAAACCGAACCGGTCAAAGTGAAGCAGCGCGAGCGACGTTGGGCAAGCAAGGCGAGTTAG
- a CDS encoding TIGR01212 family radical SAM protein (This family includes YhcC from E. coli K-12, an uncharacterized radical SAM protein.), with protein sequence MKSVSQASPEAKALWDRFHGKPYRGYGRYLRERFGAKVFKVVVDAGFTCPNRDGSAGYGGCAYCNVESFTPRHTRSLPTVREQVVEGIERSRRSYGARRFMIYFQPNTNTYAPVGDLERIYREAVESVDADIVGLTIGTRPDCIDREKLSMLKRAFGDLYVSIEYGMESVNDDTLSCINRGTTHAQFEAAVKMTADFGFDVCAHTIFGLPGEFDDDGAAVAETLNRLPIAFVKLHHLHVVRGSILAKRYREKPFPLHSLESYIDTLSCFLPRLDPSIVVQRLFGIADFDDLIAPNWDLPKTAIQYRIESALLDRGVAQGMEFDR encoded by the coding sequence ATGAAATCCGTCAGCCAAGCCAGTCCTGAAGCGAAAGCCCTATGGGATCGCTTTCATGGGAAACCCTATCGCGGATACGGGCGCTACCTTCGCGAGCGTTTCGGGGCCAAGGTTTTCAAGGTGGTTGTGGACGCGGGATTTACCTGTCCCAACCGCGACGGCAGCGCTGGGTACGGCGGCTGCGCCTATTGCAACGTGGAATCCTTCACGCCGAGGCACACGCGCAGTCTGCCGACCGTGCGGGAGCAGGTGGTCGAAGGGATCGAGCGCTCTCGCCGAAGCTACGGGGCGCGGCGGTTCATGATCTATTTTCAGCCGAATACGAATACCTACGCTCCGGTGGGGGATCTGGAGCGCATCTATCGCGAGGCCGTAGAGTCGGTGGATGCGGATATCGTGGGCCTGACCATCGGCACCCGTCCGGATTGCATCGACCGCGAGAAGCTGAGCATGCTGAAGCGAGCGTTCGGCGACTTGTACGTATCTATCGAATACGGCATGGAATCGGTAAACGATGACACCTTGAGCTGCATCAATCGCGGGACCACGCATGCCCAGTTCGAGGCGGCGGTGAAAATGACCGCGGACTTCGGTTTCGATGTGTGCGCCCATACGATCTTCGGTTTGCCGGGAGAGTTCGACGATGACGGAGCGGCGGTAGCCGAAACGTTGAATCGCCTGCCGATCGCATTCGTAAAGCTGCACCACCTGCATGTGGTGCGGGGCTCCATCTTAGCGAAACGATACCGAGAGAAGCCGTTTCCGTTGCACAGCCTCGAGAGCTACATCGACACGTTAAGTTGCTTTTTGCCTCGACTCGACCCGAGCATTGTGGTGCAGCGACTCTTTGGCATCGCCGATTTCGACGATCTTATCGCCCCCAACTGGGACCTGCCTAAGACCGCCATCCAGTATCGCATCGAGAGCGCGTTGCTGGACAGGGGAGTGGCCCAGGGAATGGAATTCGACCGGTAG